From Solanum lycopersicum chromosome 4, SLM_r2.1:
AGACCTGTAGGtgagagaaaaatgaaaatcaattcaGAAAGATAGAAAGTAATACAAGAAATTCAGAGAGTTCGACTAATAGTCGACCTAAACCAGGTACTAACCGATAAAGTAGGTAATCATCTACTTCCTCTGCAGCACTTGGAAAGCATACTTTTGAAATCTCTTCACTTAAATTGCCCCTCAATGTAAGTGAGATAGCCCAAGCCCTTCCAGAATTAAGGAGATGGCCAACGCTCATTTCCTTTGCAGAAATATCATGCGAGAAAAGGTCCGCTTGGTCAAGTTTTTCCTGCTATCAATTCAACTTCAGAGTTGGTGATTGCAGAATTCCAATTTCTTGATCACAGTGCAGTAAGTGTTCATATATAGTATGGCATCACGGGCAACAAATAACAACTGTGAAACTTGCATAACTGCTTATCTTCGTCTTTTATCAGGAAGACAACAACAATAATCCGCCAGAATATGAAGCACTTGAACTCCAATAAAAATCCGGCTAAGGGTTATAGTAAGATGTCAAACTCAAACTAGAGTTCTACTTGGACAACAAGCTTTAAGGATAGCCCTGAGAGATGAGAAAGGTGCTGTGTGTTGgtagttcattttttttcccTCCATTCTTCTACCATTGTCTTTATATATCAAAGACATGGTCCCGAAGTGGAAGACATATTAGTCTTGAGAGATCAAAAAGGTGATAAATAGATGTTACAGAACACCCGATAGAATTAGGGATTTTCAGAAGATGGGAAATATTGAGTTGACCTTATGGTAGTGATGcaagacaaaaatatataacatacaAAGAGTAGTAGTAGTTGATGATATGAGCTTAAACGAAGAAATGAGGATTCATGTAGCTGATCCCAATTTGTTTGGGACTAAAGCGTAGAAGCAGTTGTTTAAAGTAAACTATTTTGTTCAGATGAGAACCACGAAAGTGCTATGATGTGCATAAAAATGTCTAGACCTTTGTACCCAGAAAAAGGATTTAGTGAAATCCAAGCCAATTCTACATTACAGAGGTTCTCTTCGCATGCGAGAAAACTACATGAGGCACAACATGCACAGATgtaatcaaatgaaaaagaaCTTACAAATTGAAAAACCACTCGCACTAGATGTAAGTTTTTTTCCTAGTAAATATAGATAAAAGCAAATGTAGACCTCAAGACTATGGTTCACGTTCTTTCTTTTCGTTCTGCCCCCCACCCAGAACCAAGTCCTGAACCTAACAGTGAGAAAAACCAAGAGATGCAAAAATTGAAAATGGAGGACAAATGATTAGAATTAAATAGCAAATTAGTAAACATGATGGAAGACTCCTCCAGTTAAATCATTGCAACCAGCAAACAAACTTATCATTTCTCCAATTAGATATGAAAGGCTTGAAAGCACAGCAGAAATATTGCAACCGACTGAACTTAGAAATCTGTATAGTATCCTAGTTTGTTGTTAAGTAGTTTCGACTATCACATTATTGTATTGTTGTTTTTGGTAGACTTTGCACTGTTACCTTATTACTTGTCGTATTCTCTTCACTGTCTCCTTCTTCGTACCTGGATTTGTTGCACTTGAGCCGAGGATCTTTTGaaaacagcctctctacctccacgaggTAGTAGTAAGGTCTGCGTGCATTCTAACTTCCCCAAATTTCACTCATGGGATTTCACTcggtatgttgttgttgctgaCTGAACTTAGAGAACTAACCATTACCTCAACAAAGGGAAGCATCAAATACATGGCACCCTTTGATAACAGAAAGAATTACTCTTGTTATTTCAGAAGACTCGTATTGACTAGTAACCATTGGGTAACAACACCAATGGTTAAAATTAGCTTATCAAGCATGTTAATGGGCAGAAACTTCATGGTGAAAACTGAAGGACTCATGGGTTAATTGTTCTTTCATGAAGGATATATACTACTCCCTCtgttgtctcaatttatatgagaCTATCCTTTTTAGTCCATCTAAAAAAGATGACACCTTTCTATATTTAGTAGCAATTTAAATTTGAACTACtcattttacccctaataaGATGATTTATAATTGCACAAATatctataaattattttgaaccaCAAATTTCAAAAGGGTTCCTTTTCATTCTTAAAATTTGCGCCCAGTCACACACTTCGACATAAATTTAGACGGAGGGATTACGACATTTTTCCCTTTGCCCACAAGAATTAGTCTCATGACACCCTTTGGGCATATTGAAACACCTACTTTACTCAGTTTTTAATGCACATTGCCTTTATGATATCACAAGAATCAATCAACACAAGACACAtccttcaatttttaaatttaaaatgggAGTACCTCGTGAGCGGCTACGTAAAACAGTCTAGCGTGGACAAATTTTCCAAAGCAATCGGAGAGGCTTGGCACTGTCCTCAAAGCCCACATTATAATCTTTGCAACAGGAAGTTGTATATCCATATCTAAAATGCTGTTATCccataaatcaatttttttatcagCTTCGGCACAAGAGTTTATAGCTGACAAAACCAAATGTGTAACATCTGGAAGACCAGAATCACCTAAACTAGATGAAGCATTCAACTTGTTCGAGTCCCACCACATAATCCAACACATAGAAAGAAGCATCTGAACATCAACAGGCAATAAAAATCCGCTGATTTTACAATCATCCTCATCGGAAACGACCTGTAGTTTTTCCGGAAGACCTGCCTTAACAGATACCATCCCAAATAACCTCAACAAACTATTAAGTGAAGCTGAACTAACTGTCCTTCCAGAACACTTTATATAGCCCTTTAGAAACTCAACCCAACTGATACCTCCCTTTTCAGACAAGAAAAACAAGTCAACTATTGAAGAACTCAAATTACTCATCAAAACTGGAAATTCCTTTGGCACTACAGACTCTTCGTTTGTTGATCCATCAATAGAGAACCCAAAACATTTCTGTAACCAACAACATAAACTAATCACAAAACAGCTCAAAACAATAACTAAACACAGAAAATTCATGAAAGTCCCAACTTTTGCCACAAAAGCACTTGTGGTTTATGCAAAATAAGTCTCTCAAATGTAAACATCTTAACACAAccaaaaaataactcaaaaactgAAACGGAAGATCCATAAATTCCACCTAGATTCCAGTTTTTACTACAACCCCATTTGTGGGTGATTCAAGAATAGTCACCAAAATGAAAATTGAGCACAGATAAACAAAAGGGTAAAGTTCGGGAAATCcataaatttcatgaaaatttcaACTTTTGCTTAAACCCCACTTGTAGGTAATTCAAACAATGTCAGCAAAATGTAAATTGAGCAAAGATAAGCGAAAGAAAACTTTACGAGCGgaacaagaagaagaatcaCCTGAAGGGAATGAATGGGGATGGAGTGAGTTTGAGGATCAGAAAGAACAGAGAAAGCTTTTTTAAGATTAGGAAGAGCTCCAGTTGAAGCAGCTACAGATTCTGCTTCCCGTTGCTCCGGCGACACTTGCTCGGCCGATGAAGATTGACCCATTTCAAGCTTAACTGAAGTCTGATAGACAGATTTTCCCTTTTGCCGGTTGTCGTCGGTGGAAGATGGGAAGTTCAAAGCATCAAGGAATTGTAGAGAAAAGACACGTATCAATAAGATTTATATACATTTCGATTATGTGGCTCTTCGTGCCACccaaaagacaataaaatattgaggcaatatttattcaaaaataagaaagtagTAGTACTCATGTAATTTAAtcgaattttaatattaatattttttttttcacgtATCATAATATTTTGCTAATGCAATATATTATCAAAGAGGTGATATCGACGTCTTGCAAAAATAGTTAAGTGATCACAAGGTCATAAGTTTAAACTATGAAATCATCGTGttacaaaaatgcaagataaagtTGATACAATATATCATTTATAGTTCGGCTCTTTCAGAACCCTGCATATAGCTAGAGCTTAATGCAAACAGATTGTACTTTCATTTCCAAGTCAGAGCAACTTTCTCCATTAAGAAACAGCCTTATAAGACAAACAAGATGCAGCTGAAAACAACTCTAATATGTGGAAGGCAAAGTTTAATATGCTAAAGCTGTTTTCTTACAGAGTCATCAACACTCATAAATTACAACACTAACATAACAGAAACCTAGTGAATCATCTTCTTGTTAAGTTGTTCAACAACATCACATTTGCATGTTGCTCCATGCAACTCTAGTGATCAATCACTGTGAGCTCTCATAGATCACTTGTATTGAGCTTAGTTTGGGAATTCTGATGTTGATCCATTGATGCTTTGCAGTCCAGCAGAGTTCAGTAGCTGCATTCCTTCCTCTCCCATTTGCTGAACTTCAGTAGGCGATAAAATTCTGATGCATCGAACACATCCAACAAATTCCCTGCAAGACCATTCAAGAGATATTAGTTGAACATCATACTGAGTTTGTTTCTGGATTATGCATTGTGAAGTTATTGATCTACAGTTAAAAATGCATAGTATGCGCTTCGTATTGCAACCTGAATATGAGAGAGATTTGTGTCAAAGAGAACTTACTCCCAAGGATCATCCCCAACAAGGAGGACATCATTCTCAAAATCCACATATACCAACTTCCAGCTCGAGCCTCGAGTGTCATTCAGAAGCCCCTCAAGTCCAAACATTCTTTCAATTTCAGACTGCAGCTCTTCATAATTTTTGAAACCAGAGACATCAATTGATCTTCCTACAGATCCAGTCTTTTGAATCTGTTCACCAGTAAATCCAGTCAGATTACATATAGAACATTGAAATACAAAAGTGACTATTTCGCAGTAAATAAATGGATAATATATAAACAGATAAACAAATAAAGATTGCATATGCAAGGACATGTTATGAAAATGCAAAGGGAACCCTTAAAAAGAAGTGGTGAAATAACCAAAAGAGACAAAGAAGACTATAACTCAAAGTAATGAGTTAACATGAGCATAATATCTATCGACTCAGGATTATCCTTGCTACTAAGATTGATATAACATAGCTACTACATATAAACCGCTTACCTTTGTATATGTCCGCACACGTGGAGCAACTTGCTGCCATGAGCTATTCTGCAAAAGATTGCATTCATCAAAATTTACATTGCTTGATGATGCACCACCCGAGTTGTCAGCAAATTCTTGTACAGAGAAATTCTGAGAATCTGCCAGGCTGGCTGATGTAATTTGAGATTGAACATCTTGACTAGAACTGATGTTGCCTAATAGAAAATCTGAAGGATTCTGGAAATCAGTATGCTTCAAATTGCAGAACTCATCTAACACTGTGCTCGAAACAGAATTATCAATCACTGTGCTCCCGCTGTTACTATCAAAGTTAAGACAGCTATATATATCACTTTGGTTATGGCTCTCCTCTGACAGGTCCTTAAAACCATAAGAATCAGGTAGGAACTGC
This genomic window contains:
- the LOC101257070 gene encoding uncharacterized protein isoform X2, encoding MGQSSSAEQVSPEQREAESVAASTGALPNLKKAFSVLSDPQTHSIPIHSLQKCFGFSIDGSTNEESVVPKEFPVLMSNLSSSIVDLFFLSEKGGISWVEFLKGYIKCSGRTVSSASLNSLLRLFGMVSVKAGLPEKLQVVSDEDDCKISGFLLPVDVQMLLSMCWIMWWDSNKLNASSSLGDSGLPDVTHLVLSAINSCAEADKKIDLWDNSILDMDIQLPVAKIIMWALRTVPSLSDCFGKFVHARLFYVAAHEEKLDQADLFSHDISAKEMSVGHLLNSGRAWAISLTLRGNLSEEISKVCFPSAAEEVDDYLLYRSSLHGKGLNRFWSNIEGYNAPLLILISAHEANNDARRWTIGALIHQGLENHDTFYGTSGSLYSISPVFHVFTPSGKEKNFVYSHLHGTVKYEAHPKPVGLAFGGSSGNERIFVDEDFAKVIVRHHACDKTYHHGPLYPDQGFLPVEALIMDVEVLGLGGKRARDIQSSYKKREELFTEQRRKVDLKTFGNWEDSPEKMMMDMVSDPNRVRREDR
- the LOC101257070 gene encoding uncharacterized protein isoform X1, giving the protein MGQSSSAEQVSPEQREAESVAASTGALPNLKKAFSVLSDPQTHSIPIHSLQKCFGFSIDGSTNEESVVPKEFPVLMSNLSSSIVDLFFLSEKGGISWVEFLKGYIKCSGRTVSSASLNSLLRLFGMVSVKAGLPEKLQVVSDEDDCKISGFLLPVDVQMLLSMCWIMWWDSNKLNASSSLGDSGLPDVTHLVLSAINSCAEADKKIDLWDNSILDMDIQLPVAKIIMWALRTVPSLSDCFGKFVHARLFYVAAHEQEKLDQADLFSHDISAKEMSVGHLLNSGRAWAISLTLRGNLSEEISKVCFPSAAEEVDDYLLYRSSLHGKGLNRFWSNIEGYNAPLLILISAHEANNDARRWTIGALIHQGLENHDTFYGTSGSLYSISPVFHVFTPSGKEKNFVYSHLHGTVKYEAHPKPVGLAFGGSSGNERIFVDEDFAKVIVRHHACDKTYHHGPLYPDQGFLPVEALIMDVEVLGLGGKRARDIQSSYKKREELFTEQRRKVDLKTFGNWEDSPEKMMMDMVSDPNRVRREDR